The sequence below is a genomic window from Roseivirga misakiensis.
TAGTTGATACAAAAACCCTAAAAAACATCAAGAGACGTAAGCTAAAAGACTTAAAGATTCTTGCTTTTATGGGTACTTGGTGCCACGACAGCAATCGCGAGATCCCTAGACTGATCAGAGTTTGTGAAGAATTGGGAATAGCCGATCAGCTTGAACTATATGCATTAGACGTAGATAAGACAAGCGTGGCAGGAAGAGAAAGTGGTTTTAACATAAGGAAAACTCCCACCATAATCTTTATGCTAGAAGGAAAAGAGATTGCCCGGATTTTAGAAGAACCAAAGGTATCTTTTGAACAAGACCTTGAAAAAATATTGAAGTAAGATGATCACCAATCAAAAGCATTTATTCAACCTTCCCGACGACATTACCTATTTGAACTGTAGCTATATGTCGCCCATGCTCAAATCTGTTGCACAAATTGGGGTAGAGGCCATTTATTCGAAAGACGATCCAAGTACGAATAAACCAGAAGACTTCTTCAATAATACAAGCGGACTGCGAGCGCAATTTGCCCAACTTATTGACGCCCCATCTGAGCGATCTTGTGCGATTACACCATCCGTTTCCTACGCCCTAGCAAATGTGGCCAAAAACCTTAAAGCTGGAAAAGGTGATAACATCGTCATCGCAGACGAACAATTCCCGAGTAATTTCTATGCGTGGGATACTTTGTCCAAAGAGAAAGGGATAGCATTGAAGGTGGTTTCAGCGCCAGACTTAACCACAGGGAGAGGTCAAAAATGGAATGAACTGATATTAGAAGCCATTGATAGTAACACAAAAATGGTGGCTACTGGCCATGTACACTGGGCCGATGGAACCAAATTTGATTTGAAGGCTATCCGAAAACGTGCCGATGAAGTAGGGGCCATACTCGTTATTGATGGTACGCAATCTATTGGGGCACTTCCCTTTAGTGTAAAAGAATTTAGACCTGATGCCGTGGTAGCAGCTGGCTACAAGTGGATGATGGGGCCGTATGCCTCTGGCGTA
It includes:
- a CDS encoding thioredoxin family protein, giving the protein MEMYKAVIILVILMVIFPLATSAQETSYNLETESISKRVDKILNGPITKEGLKKMPYKVWFNTNYKTYIVDTKTLKNIKRRKLKDLKILAFMGTWCHDSNREIPRLIRVCEELGIADQLELYALDVDKTSVAGRESGFNIRKTPTIIFMLEGKEIARILEEPKVSFEQDLEKILK
- a CDS encoding aminotransferase class V-fold PLP-dependent enzyme, translating into MITNQKHLFNLPDDITYLNCSYMSPMLKSVAQIGVEAIYSKDDPSTNKPEDFFNNTSGLRAQFAQLIDAPSERSCAITPSVSYALANVAKNLKAGKGDNIVIADEQFPSNFYAWDTLSKEKGIALKVVSAPDLTTGRGQKWNELILEAIDSNTKMVATGHVHWADGTKFDLKAIRKRADEVGAILVIDGTQSIGALPFSVKEFRPDAVVAAGYKWMMGPYASGVSYFGEYFQDGSPIENNWMNRLNSEDFGNLINYQEQYQPGSIRYEVGESANFILTPMLTKAIAQVNEWGQENIQDYCREMTTPYINELVNLGVIIEDSSFRGEHLFGLRLPDHMDMEDMKRRFAEQRIFVSIRGNSIRISPNVYNDASDLERLVDTFKVLDHSHA